A single window of Treponema denticola ATCC 35405 DNA harbors:
- the htpG gene encoding molecular chaperone HtpG, translated as MAQYKFETEVNQLLSLIIHSLYSNKEIFLRELVSNASDALDKLKYLTLSDEAYKQIKFEPRIDICFDDTANTLTVRDTGLGMNEEDLKNNLGTIARSGTKAFLDQLAAADKKDSNLIGQFGVGFYSAFMAASTIDVISKKAGENDVWKWTSDGKGAYDLEKVDDTAFPIIDGVPEGANGTCVILHLNNEDSEYATRWRIEEIIKTYSDHIAFPIYLHFTEKQYDDKGKVKSEASKTEQINDAGAIWQKPKSELKEEDYFNFYKSLSHDSQEPLLYVHTKAEGTQEYTTLFYVPSKAPFDMFHADYRPGVKLFVKRVFITDDEKELLPTYLRFVRGVIDSEDLPLNVSREILQQNRILSNIKNASVKKLLGEFKKLAENDKEKYNKFIAEFNRPLKEGLYSDYEHREELADLVRFKTTSPEVKEDEWTSFADYVSRMKSDQKAIYYITGEDEKTLRQSPHLEVYKQKGFEVLIMPDEIDDIIIPSLGKYKDWELKAANRAGSDKELNTEEETKEAEKKEKDFKPVLEKIKEVLGDKVKEVRFSKRLSDSPSCIVVDETDPSLQMERMMRAMGQFNTSAVKPILEVNADHPLVQKLKDSKDKEFVEDMSNLLLEQALLVESGELKAPVDFVKRLNRLMTNLK; from the coding sequence ATGGCACAGTACAAGTTTGAAACTGAAGTGAACCAGCTTTTGTCGCTCATTATTCATTCGCTTTATTCAAACAAGGAAATCTTTTTAAGGGAACTTGTTTCCAATGCTTCGGATGCATTAGATAAGTTAAAGTATTTAACCCTTTCCGATGAGGCTTATAAGCAGATTAAATTCGAGCCCAGAATCGATATCTGTTTTGACGATACGGCCAATACGCTTACCGTGCGGGATACCGGCTTGGGTATGAACGAGGAAGATCTAAAAAATAATTTGGGAACGATAGCAAGGTCCGGAACAAAGGCTTTTTTAGATCAGCTTGCAGCCGCCGATAAAAAAGATTCAAACCTTATCGGTCAGTTCGGTGTAGGTTTTTATTCGGCCTTTATGGCAGCCTCTACCATCGATGTTATTTCCAAAAAAGCCGGAGAGAACGATGTTTGGAAGTGGACTTCGGACGGAAAGGGTGCCTACGACTTGGAAAAGGTTGACGATACGGCCTTCCCCATAATAGATGGTGTACCCGAAGGAGCAAACGGAACCTGTGTTATTCTTCACTTAAATAATGAGGACTCGGAGTATGCTACCCGTTGGCGTATTGAAGAAATAATTAAAACCTATTCCGACCACATCGCCTTCCCAATCTATCTTCATTTTACCGAAAAGCAATATGACGATAAGGGAAAAGTAAAATCGGAAGCCTCTAAAACGGAACAGATAAACGATGCAGGAGCTATTTGGCAAAAGCCCAAATCGGAATTAAAAGAAGAAGATTATTTTAACTTTTATAAATCCCTTTCGCACGATTCTCAAGAGCCTTTACTATATGTGCACACAAAGGCGGAAGGAACTCAAGAATACACAACCCTCTTTTATGTTCCGTCGAAAGCTCCCTTCGACATGTTCCATGCGGATTATAGGCCGGGAGTTAAGCTCTTTGTAAAGAGGGTCTTTATTACCGATGATGAAAAAGAGCTTCTGCCCACATACCTCCGCTTTGTGCGCGGTGTTATAGACAGCGAAGATTTGCCCCTAAATGTAAGCCGCGAAATCTTGCAGCAAAATAGAATTCTTTCAAACATTAAAAACGCTTCGGTTAAAAAACTTTTAGGAGAGTTTAAAAAGCTCGCCGAAAACGACAAAGAAAAATACAATAAATTCATCGCCGAATTTAACCGCCCATTAAAAGAAGGCTTGTACAGCGATTATGAACACAGGGAAGAGCTCGCCGATTTGGTACGCTTTAAGACAACTTCACCCGAAGTAAAAGAAGATGAGTGGACCAGCTTTGCCGATTATGTTTCAAGAATGAAAAGCGATCAAAAGGCTATCTACTACATTACGGGTGAAGATGAAAAAACCTTGCGTCAATCTCCTCATCTTGAAGTATACAAACAAAAAGGCTTTGAAGTTTTAATTATGCCCGATGAAATTGACGACATAATTATTCCTTCATTGGGAAAATACAAGGACTGGGAATTAAAGGCTGCAAACAGAGCCGGCTCCGATAAAGAACTTAATACCGAAGAAGAAACTAAGGAAGCCGAAAAAAAAGAAAAGGACTTTAAGCCCGTACTCGAAAAGATTAAAGAGGTTCTCGGCGATAAGGTAAAAGAGGTACGCTTTTCAAAACGCCTTTCCGATTCTCCTTCATGTATAGTTGTGGACGAAACCGATCCCAGCTTACAGATGGAAAGAATGATGAGGGCTATGGGGCAGTTTAATACAAGTGCCGTAAAACCGATTTTGGAAGTAAATGCCGATCATCCCTTGGTTCAAAAATTAAAGGATTCGAAGGATAAAGAATTTGTAGAAGATATGTCCAACCTCCTTTTGGAACAAGCCCTCTTGGTTGAAAGCGGAGAGCTAAAGGCTCCGGTCGATTTTGTAAAAAGGCTTAACAGGCTGATGACAAACTTAAAATAG